In Streptomyces seoulensis, the following are encoded in one genomic region:
- a CDS encoding FadR/GntR family transcriptional regulator, whose product MFSKVSGPIRLADRVAAILAEEIESGRLAEGDKLPTEVALVKQLGVSRTVVREAVSRLRNAGLVEPRQGLGVFVLPRRTRPLDLEAESPGTKSKVLQIVEVRAALEGEAAALAATRATPDDIARMRLALAALDTAVAAGGDGVDEDLAFHRTIAESTGNPVLVQTVRYLGEVARGGIRVTRANEARRTDFLEAVRAEHHAILAAVESHDPEAAQSAARLHLRHAAARLQDADDRFWTETDELDVGLSGAP is encoded by the coding sequence ATGTTTTCCAAGGTGAGCGGTCCGATACGGCTCGCGGACCGGGTCGCCGCGATACTCGCGGAGGAGATCGAGTCCGGGCGGCTCGCCGAGGGCGACAAACTGCCCACCGAGGTCGCGCTGGTCAAGCAGCTGGGCGTGAGCCGTACGGTCGTCCGCGAGGCGGTGTCCCGGCTGCGCAACGCGGGCCTGGTCGAGCCGCGCCAGGGCCTCGGGGTCTTCGTCCTGCCCCGGCGCACCCGGCCGCTCGACCTGGAGGCGGAATCACCGGGCACCAAGTCCAAGGTGCTCCAGATCGTCGAGGTCCGCGCGGCCTTGGAGGGCGAGGCGGCGGCCCTGGCCGCGACACGTGCCACGCCGGACGACATCGCCCGGATGCGGCTGGCGCTGGCCGCGCTGGACACGGCGGTCGCCGCCGGCGGTGACGGCGTGGACGAGGACCTCGCCTTCCACCGCACCATCGCGGAGTCCACCGGCAACCCGGTCCTCGTCCAGACGGTCCGCTACCTGGGCGAGGTCGCCCGGGGCGGCATCCGGGTCACCCGCGCCAACGAGGCCCGCCGCACCGACTTCCTGGAGGCGGTCCGCGCCGAGCACCACGCCATCCTGGCCGCCGTGGAGTCCCACGACCCCGAGGCCGCCCAGTCCGCGGCCCGCCTCCACCTCCGCCACGCGGCCGCCCGTCTCCAGGACGCGGACGACCGCTTCTGGACGGAGACCGACGAACTGGACGTGGGTCTGAGCGGCGCGCCGTGA
- the denD gene encoding D-erythronate dehydrogenase: MRIVITGGFGFLGRQVAERLLETRTFRGEPVERLVLADLFAPEASPLADDPLVEVVRGDLTERLAELFAEPVDAVIHLASAVSAECEADFDLGMAANVDTTRTLLEAARAQAAAGGPVVRLLFSSSVAVYGPDPALPLPELVSEATLPTPRSSYGVQKFVCEQLVAEYTRKGFVDGRVARLMTVSVRPGRPNAAASGFLSGVVREPLAGLPAVCPVDPALRVALASPRRTVTGILRVAELERGEGPGQLDGRLPVNLPALTVSVAEMLRTLRRVAGDAVADLVTVAPEPAVEAIVGSWPADFDNARAATLGLAADPDFESVVREYLADHADAVTAVTAPAAGPRNAGR, from the coding sequence ATGAGGATCGTCATCACCGGTGGTTTCGGCTTCCTGGGCCGCCAGGTGGCCGAACGGCTGCTGGAGACGCGGACGTTCCGGGGTGAGCCCGTGGAACGGCTCGTGCTGGCCGACCTGTTCGCACCGGAGGCGTCGCCGCTTGCCGACGATCCGCTGGTGGAGGTCGTCCGGGGTGATCTCACCGAGCGGCTGGCCGAGTTGTTCGCCGAGCCGGTGGACGCGGTGATCCATCTGGCCTCCGCCGTGTCGGCCGAGTGCGAGGCCGACTTCGATCTCGGCATGGCGGCCAACGTGGACACCACACGCACGCTGCTGGAAGCGGCCCGCGCCCAAGCTGCCGCCGGGGGTCCGGTCGTACGGCTGCTGTTCTCCAGCAGTGTCGCGGTGTACGGCCCGGACCCGGCGCTGCCGCTGCCGGAGCTGGTCAGCGAGGCCACGCTGCCGACCCCGCGGTCCAGTTACGGGGTGCAGAAGTTCGTCTGCGAGCAGCTCGTCGCCGAGTACACGCGAAAGGGGTTCGTGGACGGGCGGGTGGCCCGGCTGATGACCGTGTCGGTGCGGCCGGGCCGGCCGAACGCCGCTGCCTCGGGGTTCCTGTCCGGCGTCGTCCGGGAGCCGCTGGCCGGGCTGCCTGCCGTCTGTCCGGTCGACCCCGCCCTGCGGGTGGCGCTGGCCTCGCCCCGGCGCACGGTCACGGGCATCCTCCGGGTCGCGGAGCTGGAGCGCGGCGAGGGCCCCGGTCAGCTCGACGGCCGGCTCCCGGTCAACCTGCCCGCGCTGACGGTCTCGGTCGCGGAGATGCTCCGGACCCTTCGCCGGGTGGCCGGGGACGCCGTGGCGGACCTCGTGACCGTCGCGCCCGAGCCCGCCGTGGAGGCCATCGTGGGGTCCTGGCCGGCCGACTTCGACAACGCCCGCGCCGCCACACTCGGGCTGGCGGCCGACCCGGACTTCGAGTCGGTGGTCCGGGAGTACCTGGCCGACCACGCCGACGCGGTGACCGCCGTCACCGCGCCGGCGGCGGGGCCGCGGAACGCCGGTCGATAG
- the otnI gene encoding 2-oxo-tetronate isomerase: protein MPRFAANLSMMYTEHPFPARFAAAAADGFEAVEYLFPYAYHPAELRRLLDEHGLRQVLFNAPPGDWDAGERGTAALPGRESETRAGIERALEYAVALDCPRVHVMAGLLPSGAARDTYLGNLARAAERAGAAGVDLLIEPINHRDMPGYFLNRQAEAHAVLRELGADNLKVQLDLYHCQITEGDLTTALRRDLPTGRVGHLQIAGVPDRQEPDAGELNIGHLFGVIDELAFEGWVGCEYRPRAGTSEGLGWLRDYRGAHA, encoded by the coding sequence ATGCCGAGGTTCGCAGCGAACCTGTCCATGATGTACACCGAGCACCCCTTCCCGGCCCGCTTCGCCGCGGCCGCCGCGGACGGCTTCGAGGCCGTCGAGTACCTCTTCCCGTACGCGTACCACCCGGCCGAGCTGCGCCGCCTGCTGGACGAACACGGCCTGCGGCAGGTGCTGTTCAACGCCCCGCCCGGCGACTGGGACGCGGGTGAGCGCGGTACGGCCGCGCTGCCCGGCCGGGAGTCCGAGACCCGAGCCGGGATCGAGCGGGCGCTGGAGTACGCGGTCGCGCTGGACTGTCCCCGGGTGCATGTGATGGCGGGGCTGCTGCCGTCCGGGGCGGCCCGCGACACCTATCTCGGCAACCTCGCCCGGGCCGCCGAGCGGGCCGGGGCAGCCGGGGTGGACCTCCTGATCGAACCGATCAACCACCGTGACATGCCGGGGTACTTCCTTAACCGGCAGGCCGAAGCGCACGCTGTCTTGAGGGAGTTGGGGGCCGACAACCTCAAGGTCCAACTGGACCTCTACCACTGCCAGATCACCGAGGGCGACCTCACCACGGCCCTGCGCCGGGACCTGCCGACCGGCAGGGTGGGGCATCTCCAGATCGCCGGCGTGCCCGACCGGCAGGAGCCCGACGCGGGCGAACTGAACATCGGCCATCTCTTCGGCGTAATAGACGAGTTGGCCTTCGAGGGGTGGGTCGGCTGCGAGTACCGCCCCCGTGCCGGGACGAGCGAGGGGCTCGGCTGGCTGCGCGACTACCGAGGAGCACACGCATGA
- a CDS encoding MFS transporter — protein sequence MSLPTVAAEADLTRENAVFRKVVRRIVPFLVLAYVVFYLDRVNVGFAKLQMSTDLGFSEASYGLGAGLFFIGYFLFEVPSNLLLQRVGARTWIARIMISWGVVSAAFVFVTDETTFYVLRFLLGAAEAGFYPGVILYCTYWFPSHRRARVIAMFMSAIPVAGIFGNPLSGWILDTFHGTGGWQGWQWMFALEALPALAVGVATLFYLDNGVREAKWLSDEEKDVVERALAEDAAHRTVHGKVLDGFRDPKVWLMSLIYFCFIMGQYALTFWMPTFVESTGIKGNLTIGVLSSVPFLAALVAMNLFGRSADRRRERRWHLVVPSLMGAVGFTLAASWSGSTALSLIALSFAAAGVLTCAPLFWSLPTAFLGGTAAAAGLALINSVGNLAGFASPYMIGALRDSTGSASIPMYVLAFSLVVGAAAVLTTKKDVVNR from the coding sequence ATGTCCCTCCCCACGGTCGCCGCCGAAGCCGACCTCACCCGCGAGAACGCCGTCTTCCGCAAGGTCGTCCGGCGCATCGTCCCCTTCCTCGTCCTCGCTTACGTCGTCTTCTACCTCGACCGCGTCAACGTGGGCTTCGCCAAACTCCAGATGTCCACGGACCTGGGGTTCAGCGAGGCGTCGTACGGCCTGGGCGCCGGGCTGTTCTTCATCGGGTACTTCCTCTTCGAGGTCCCGTCGAACCTGCTGCTCCAGCGGGTGGGCGCCCGCACCTGGATAGCCCGGATCATGATCAGCTGGGGCGTGGTCTCGGCGGCGTTCGTGTTCGTCACCGACGAGACGACGTTCTACGTGCTCCGCTTCCTGCTGGGCGCGGCCGAGGCCGGGTTCTACCCCGGTGTCATCCTGTACTGCACCTACTGGTTCCCGTCCCACCGCAGGGCCCGCGTGATCGCGATGTTCATGTCGGCGATCCCGGTGGCGGGCATCTTCGGCAACCCGCTCTCCGGCTGGATCCTGGACACCTTCCACGGCACGGGCGGCTGGCAGGGGTGGCAGTGGATGTTCGCGCTGGAGGCGCTGCCGGCCCTCGCGGTCGGGGTGGCCACGCTGTTCTACCTGGACAACGGGGTGCGGGAGGCGAAGTGGCTCAGCGACGAGGAGAAGGACGTCGTGGAGCGGGCCCTCGCCGAGGACGCGGCGCACCGGACCGTGCACGGCAAGGTCCTGGACGGCTTCCGCGACCCCAAGGTGTGGCTGATGAGCCTCATCTATTTCTGCTTCATCATGGGCCAGTACGCGCTGACGTTCTGGATGCCGACCTTCGTGGAGTCCACCGGCATCAAGGGCAACCTGACCATCGGCGTGCTGAGTTCGGTGCCGTTCCTGGCCGCCCTGGTGGCGATGAACCTGTTCGGCCGCTCGGCCGACCGGCGCCGGGAACGCCGCTGGCATCTGGTGGTCCCCAGCCTCATGGGCGCCGTCGGCTTCACGCTGGCCGCCTCCTGGTCGGGCTCGACCGCGCTGTCCCTGATCGCCCTGTCCTTCGCGGCGGCCGGCGTGCTGACCTGCGCCCCGCTGTTCTGGTCGCTGCCCACCGCCTTCCTGGGCGGTACGGCGGCCGCGGCCGGGCTCGCCCTGATCAACTCGGTCGGCAACCTGGCCGGTTTCGCCAGCCCGTACATGATCGGCGCGCTGAGGGACAGCACCGGCTCGGCGTCCATACCGATGTACGTGCTGGCGTTCAGCCTCGTCGTGGGCGCCGCCGCCGTACTGACCACCAAGAAGGACGTCGTCAACCGCTGA
- a CDS encoding aldolase, producing MSDPVEEARCEIVRVGTSLFARGYVHASAGNISARIGDSHLITPTDAALGFLEPGRLALVDAEGEQLTGDRASKTLTLHRRVYAADPTARFIVHTHSTHLVGLTLGGVWRADDVLPPLTPYYVMKVGHVPLVPYHRPGDPRVADLVTARIAERAARGTPIRAVLLDRLGPVVWGPDAASALAVLEELEETARLWLLTERRPTPLAEPELAELRSVFGARW from the coding sequence ATGAGCGACCCGGTGGAGGAGGCCCGGTGCGAGATCGTCCGGGTGGGCACGAGCCTGTTCGCGCGGGGCTATGTCCACGCAAGCGCGGGCAACATCAGTGCCCGGATCGGCGACTCCCACCTGATCACCCCGACCGACGCCGCCCTGGGCTTCCTCGAACCCGGTCGGCTGGCCCTCGTCGACGCCGAGGGCGAGCAGCTCACCGGAGACCGCGCCAGCAAGACCCTCACCCTGCACCGCCGTGTCTACGCCGCCGATCCCACCGCCCGCTTCATCGTCCACACCCACTCCACGCACCTCGTCGGCCTGACCCTGGGCGGGGTGTGGCGCGCGGACGACGTGCTCCCGCCGCTCACCCCGTACTACGTGATGAAGGTCGGGCACGTCCCGCTCGTCCCCTACCACCGGCCCGGCGACCCGCGCGTGGCCGATCTGGTGACCGCCCGCATCGCCGAACGCGCGGCGCGCGGTACGCCGATCCGGGCCGTGCTGCTCGACCGGCTGGGCCCGGTCGTCTGGGGGCCCGACGCGGCCTCCGCCCTCGCCGTCCTCGAAGAACTGGAGGAGACGGCACGCCTGTGGCTGCTCACCGAGCGCAGGCCCACACCGCTCGCGGAACCCGAACTCGCCGAACTGCGGTCTGTGTTCGGCGCCCGCTGGTGA
- the otnK gene encoding 3-oxo-tetronate kinase — MGIRLGAIADDFTGATDLANNLVRAGMRVVQLIDVPEDGGYGLAADADAVVIALKSRTAPVAEAVAASLRALAWLRGAGAEQVYFKYCSTFDSTPAGNIGPVAEALMDALGTDFTVATPAFPDNGRTVFKGHLFVGDVLLSESGMRDHPLTPMTDSNLVKVLGAQTTRPVGLIDHAVLAGGAGAVRARIAELRSQGVAFAIVDAVSNDDLVRLGEAVRDLPLVTAGSGLAIGLPMNWGLQPSSAAAELPPASGHRAVISGSVSTATNGQVRAFLDTGRPAFAVDPLRIAAGEDVAGSALAFAGAHLADGPVLIYSTEAPETVRGVQSRLGAAEAGALVEGALAEVARGLVARGVRRLVVAGGETSGAVVKALGITGLRIGPQIDPGVPWCAATLPEGQTLHIALKSGNFGGPDFFSAAFALLEPA; from the coding sequence ATGGGAATCCGGCTCGGCGCCATCGCCGACGACTTCACCGGCGCCACGGACCTGGCGAACAACCTGGTGCGCGCGGGGATGCGCGTGGTCCAGCTCATCGACGTCCCCGAGGACGGCGGGTACGGCCTCGCGGCGGACGCGGACGCGGTGGTGATCGCGCTCAAGTCCCGTACCGCGCCCGTCGCGGAGGCAGTGGCCGCCTCGCTGCGCGCGCTGGCGTGGCTGCGGGGTGCCGGGGCGGAGCAGGTGTACTTCAAGTACTGCTCGACCTTCGACTCGACCCCGGCCGGGAACATCGGGCCGGTCGCGGAGGCGCTGATGGACGCGCTGGGCACCGACTTCACGGTGGCCACCCCGGCGTTCCCGGACAACGGGCGCACCGTCTTCAAGGGCCATCTCTTCGTCGGGGACGTGCTGTTGAGCGAGAGCGGCATGCGGGACCATCCGCTGACGCCCATGACCGACTCCAATCTGGTCAAGGTGCTGGGCGCGCAGACCACGCGTCCGGTCGGGCTCATCGACCACGCGGTTCTCGCGGGCGGGGCCGGTGCCGTGCGGGCCCGCATCGCCGAACTCCGTTCCCAGGGCGTCGCGTTCGCGATCGTGGACGCGGTCTCCAACGACGACCTGGTGCGGCTGGGCGAGGCCGTGCGGGATCTGCCGCTGGTGACGGCCGGCTCGGGGCTGGCCATCGGGCTCCCGATGAACTGGGGGCTTCAACCATCCTCTGCGGCAGCCGAGTTGCCGCCCGCCTCCGGACACCGGGCCGTGATCTCCGGCTCGGTCTCCACGGCCACGAACGGCCAGGTCCGCGCCTTCCTGGACACCGGGCGCCCCGCGTTCGCCGTGGACCCCCTGCGCATCGCGGCCGGTGAGGACGTGGCCGGGTCGGCGCTGGCCTTCGCCGGGGCCCACCTCGCCGACGGGCCGGTGCTGATCTACTCCACCGAGGCCCCCGAGACGGTACGCGGGGTGCAGAGCAGGCTCGGTGCCGCCGAGGCCGGTGCGCTGGTGGAGGGGGCCCTGGCCGAGGTGGCGCGGGGACTCGTGGCGCGCGGGGTGCGCCGACTCGTCGTAGCCGGGGGCGAGACCTCGGGCGCGGTCGTCAAGGCGCTCGGCATCACCGGGCTCCGCATCGGCCCGCAGATCGATCCCGGCGTGCCGTGGTGCGCGGCCACCCTGCCCGAGGGGCAGACGCTCCATATCGCCCTGAAGTCCGGCAACTTCGGCGGCCCCGACTTCTTCTCCGCCGCGTTCGCCCTGCTGGAGCCGGCATGA
- the ltnD gene encoding L-threonate dehydrogenase — MTDQKPRVGVVGLGAMGLGMARSLRTAGYDIGVHDLRPGPATGFAREGGTAFPSPGELAATVDVLVSVVVNSAQTEQVLFGADGAARRLRPGAVFVMCSTVDPVWSAELGSRLADLGLLYLDAPVSGGAVRAAAGELAMMTSGAPEAYALAGPVLEAMSATVHRLGDEAGLGSRVKVINQLLAGVHIAAAAEAMALGIKAGVPAETLYEVITHSAGNSWMFENRMAHVLAGDYTPLSAVDIFVKDLGIVLDSARPERFPLPLAATAHQMFLQAAASGLGGEDDSAVIKIFPGIDLPKPEDG; from the coding sequence GTGACGGATCAGAAGCCCCGTGTGGGCGTGGTGGGACTGGGAGCCATGGGCCTCGGAATGGCCCGCAGCCTGCGGACGGCGGGATACGACATCGGGGTCCACGACCTGCGGCCCGGGCCGGCCACCGGCTTCGCCCGCGAGGGCGGCACCGCCTTCCCCTCCCCCGGTGAACTCGCGGCCACCGTCGATGTTCTGGTGAGTGTGGTCGTCAACTCCGCCCAGACCGAACAGGTGTTGTTCGGCGCGGACGGCGCGGCCCGACGGCTGCGTCCGGGTGCCGTGTTCGTGATGTGCTCCACGGTCGACCCCGTCTGGTCGGCCGAACTGGGCTCACGACTGGCCGACTTGGGCCTTCTCTACCTGGACGCCCCGGTCTCCGGTGGCGCCGTCCGCGCGGCGGCCGGTGAGCTGGCCATGATGACCTCCGGCGCCCCGGAGGCGTACGCGCTCGCCGGGCCGGTGCTGGAGGCGATGAGCGCGACCGTGCACCGGCTGGGCGACGAGGCCGGGCTCGGCTCCCGGGTCAAGGTGATCAACCAGCTGCTCGCGGGCGTCCACATCGCCGCTGCCGCCGAGGCGATGGCGCTGGGCATCAAGGCCGGCGTCCCGGCCGAGACGCTGTACGAGGTGATCACACACAGTGCGGGCAACTCCTGGATGTTCGAGAACCGCATGGCGCATGTGCTGGCCGGTGACTACACGCCCCTGTCGGCCGTCGACATCTTCGTGAAGGACCTCGGGATCGTGCTCGACTCCGCCCGCCCGGAGCGCTTTCCGCTGCCGCTGGCCGCCACCGCTCACCAGATGTTCCTCCAGGCGGCGGCCTCGGGGCTGGGCGGCGAGGACGACAGCGCGGTGATCAAGATCTTCCCGGGGATCGACCTGCCGAAGCCGGAGGATGGCTGA
- a CDS encoding phospholipase D-like domain-containing protein → MTLDGIPVALAPDGVPDADARKQRLRRRLERLIGVAATEGNELIPLRNGSAIFPAMLKAIGSAKHTIDMMTFVYWRGQIAQDFAAALADRAREGVRVRLLLDGFGAKQIEPGLLDLMDEAGVQVAWFRKPVWLSPFKQNHRCHRKALIVDEDTAFTGGVGIAEEWCGDARNPSEWRDTHVQVRGPAVDGIAAAFAQNWAECHDELFDDRDRFTGHEQIGDSIVQVVRGSASIGWQDMQTLIRVMLTSAEERFRLATAYFAPDDYFIDLLCRTAERGVKVEILLPGPYTDQRACQLAGQHHYTRLLRAGVEIRQYQPTMMHAKIITVDSVAALIGSTNFNRRSMDHDEEVMLAVLDEEFTAALDRDYDADLEHSVAIDLARWRRRAAFQRLKEAAVRPVRRFL, encoded by the coding sequence GTGACCCTCGACGGCATACCGGTAGCTCTCGCACCCGACGGCGTCCCGGACGCCGATGCCCGCAAGCAGCGTCTGCGCCGCCGTTTGGAGCGGCTGATCGGCGTGGCCGCCACCGAGGGGAACGAGCTGATCCCGCTGCGCAACGGCAGCGCCATCTTCCCCGCCATGCTCAAGGCCATCGGCTCGGCCAAGCACACGATCGACATGATGACCTTCGTGTACTGGCGCGGTCAGATCGCCCAGGACTTCGCCGCCGCCCTCGCCGACCGGGCGCGCGAGGGCGTACGGGTGCGGCTGCTGCTCGACGGGTTCGGCGCCAAGCAGATCGAGCCGGGGCTGCTGGACCTCATGGACGAGGCCGGCGTCCAGGTCGCCTGGTTCCGCAAGCCCGTGTGGCTCTCGCCCTTCAAGCAGAACCACCGCTGCCACCGCAAGGCCCTCATCGTGGACGAGGACACCGCCTTCACCGGCGGCGTCGGCATCGCGGAGGAGTGGTGCGGCGACGCCCGCAACCCGAGTGAGTGGCGCGACACCCATGTCCAGGTGCGCGGACCGGCGGTCGACGGGATAGCCGCCGCCTTCGCCCAGAACTGGGCCGAGTGCCACGACGAACTGTTCGACGACCGCGACCGCTTCACCGGGCACGAGCAGATCGGCGACTCGATCGTCCAGGTCGTGCGCGGCTCGGCCAGCATCGGCTGGCAGGACATGCAGACCCTGATCCGGGTCATGCTCACCTCGGCGGAGGAACGGTTCCGCCTGGCCACGGCCTACTTCGCCCCCGACGACTACTTCATCGACCTGCTGTGCCGCACCGCCGAGCGGGGCGTCAAGGTGGAGATCCTGCTGCCCGGCCCGTACACCGACCAGCGGGCCTGCCAGCTCGCCGGACAGCACCACTACACCAGGCTGCTGCGCGCGGGCGTCGAGATCCGGCAGTACCAGCCGACGATGATGCACGCCAAGATCATCACCGTGGACTCGGTGGCGGCCCTGATCGGCTCCACCAACTTCAACCGCCGCTCCATGGACCACGACGAGGAGGTCATGCTCGCCGTGCTGGACGAGGAGTTCACCGCGGCGCTCGACCGCGACTACGACGCGGACCTGGAGCACAGCGTGGCCATCGACCTCGCGAGATGGCGCCGAAGAGCCGCGTTCCAGCGGCTGAAGGAAGCCGCGGTCAGGCCCGTGAGACGCTTCCTGTGA
- a CDS encoding STAS domain-containing protein, with amino-acid sequence MDVRQHALGVLFVLCGELDFDSVVQLHEAADAELDGSTGRLPVVVDCAALTFCDSSGISALLRIYQRLTTEQRSLRLAAVPASVSRLFTLTGLDQLFSVHKDAAEALAAGSDGRGAASAVQQNEERSA; translated from the coding sequence GTGGATGTGAGGCAGCACGCGCTGGGCGTGCTGTTCGTGCTGTGCGGTGAACTGGACTTCGACAGCGTGGTGCAGCTGCACGAGGCTGCCGACGCCGAACTGGACGGATCGACGGGGAGGCTGCCGGTGGTGGTCGACTGCGCCGCCCTGACCTTCTGCGACTCCTCCGGGATCAGCGCCCTGCTCCGCATCTACCAGCGGCTCACCACCGAGCAGCGGAGCCTGCGCCTTGCGGCCGTACCCGCCTCGGTGTCACGTCTGTTCACCCTGACAGGTTTGGACCAGCTCTTCTCCGTGCACAAGGACGCCGCTGAGGCGCTTGCCGCAGGCTCGGACGGACGCGGCGCCGCCTCGGCGGTCCAACAGAATGAGGAGCGGAGCGCATGA
- a CDS encoding SpoIIE family protein phosphatase, with translation MTRVSGLDQPEPGRPGGGQDDDLRALFGHSTAVFASLAGPAHMLESANPAFFAAIGDTERSRTGLPLAELMPELAEQGLIGLLDRVYRTGQSVTGRDRRVVLGSGADGREAFFDFTYEPRLDAGGNVTGVRVIGVETTQVRQAQRLTAEQAALLEQIARQAPLADVLHGMARVIEELAPEEVLVSVLLADADGRHLRHGAAPSLPDFYNQAIDGIAAGDGVGSCGTAAHRRQSVIVSDIATHPYWADFRELAEKAGLAACWSTPVLACDGSLLGTFAMYHRTPRSPQDYDLALARIFAGTAALAIERHQAEQARQAAEAREKAARADLAFLLDASTSLAHDLDATQTLQRLADACAPALAPLCAVDVVESGRVRRTATAAPDAGRAALLASHIPVYDAADDAVARVLASGVSEVARRTPTGPGPWHDLGVTGYLCVPLLDRGTPFGTMTLLSVGDHTFDGHTVALAEELARRASAAARNARQYTHRVTLARDLQAGLLLPGVPEVPGADVATYYHPAGEGLDIGGDFYDVFPLRDGRWAFMLGDVCGRGATAATTTALVRHTARAVAPLLSGPQAVVEAVNRALCDRPGSHGTGFVTLVYGQFTPTATGLDIELIRAGHTAPLVVDAAHTVRAVDASGLLLGVAPDPHVSPRRLQLRPNESLLLYTDGLTEARAPDGEQFGDVRVAQALAGSPRPPAAGSLIDSLTDAVRVFTGGHDIDDDQAVLVLTATGE, from the coding sequence ATGACGCGCGTATCAGGGCTGGACCAGCCCGAGCCAGGCCGGCCGGGCGGCGGCCAGGACGACGATCTGCGCGCGCTCTTCGGGCACTCGACGGCCGTCTTCGCCTCGCTCGCCGGACCGGCACACATGCTGGAGTCCGCGAACCCGGCGTTCTTCGCCGCGATCGGCGACACCGAGCGCTCCCGTACCGGGCTGCCGCTCGCCGAACTGATGCCGGAACTCGCCGAGCAGGGGCTCATCGGGCTGCTGGACCGGGTCTACCGCACCGGCCAGTCCGTCACCGGGCGGGACCGCCGCGTCGTGCTCGGCTCCGGCGCCGACGGCCGCGAGGCGTTCTTCGACTTCACCTACGAGCCCCGGCTCGACGCCGGCGGCAATGTGACCGGCGTTCGCGTCATCGGTGTCGAGACCACCCAGGTCAGACAGGCCCAGCGGCTCACGGCCGAGCAGGCGGCCCTGCTGGAGCAGATCGCCCGCCAGGCCCCGCTGGCCGACGTGCTGCACGGCATGGCGCGGGTCATCGAGGAACTCGCGCCCGAGGAGGTGCTGGTGTCGGTGCTGCTCGCCGACGCCGACGGCCGCCACCTGCGCCACGGCGCGGCCCCCAGCCTGCCCGACTTCTACAACCAGGCCATCGACGGCATCGCCGCCGGTGACGGCGTCGGCTCCTGCGGTACGGCCGCCCACCGGCGGCAGAGCGTGATCGTCTCCGACATCGCCACCCATCCGTACTGGGCCGACTTCCGTGAGCTGGCCGAGAAGGCCGGGCTCGCCGCCTGCTGGTCCACCCCGGTGCTGGCCTGCGACGGATCGCTGCTCGGCACCTTCGCCATGTACCACCGCACCCCCCGCTCGCCCCAGGACTACGACCTCGCGCTCGCCCGGATCTTCGCGGGCACCGCCGCCCTGGCCATCGAACGCCACCAGGCCGAGCAGGCACGACAGGCCGCCGAGGCCCGCGAGAAGGCAGCCCGCGCCGACCTCGCCTTCCTGCTGGACGCCAGCACCTCGCTCGCCCACGACCTGGACGCCACGCAGACCCTCCAGCGCCTCGCCGACGCCTGCGCCCCCGCGCTGGCCCCGCTGTGCGCGGTCGACGTGGTGGAGTCCGGCCGCGTACGCCGCACCGCGACGGCCGCCCCGGACGCCGGGCGCGCCGCGCTGCTGGCCTCCCACATCCCGGTGTACGACGCCGCCGACGACGCGGTGGCCCGGGTCCTGGCCTCCGGGGTCAGCGAGGTCGCCCGCCGTACGCCCACCGGGCCGGGGCCCTGGCACGACCTGGGCGTCACCGGCTATCTGTGCGTCCCGCTGCTCGACCGTGGCACCCCCTTCGGCACCATGACCCTGCTGAGCGTCGGCGACCACACCTTCGACGGGCACACGGTCGCGCTGGCCGAGGAACTCGCCCGCCGGGCCTCCGCCGCCGCCCGCAACGCCCGCCAGTACACCCACCGGGTCACCCTCGCCCGCGACCTCCAGGCCGGGCTCCTGCTGCCCGGCGTCCCCGAGGTGCCGGGCGCCGACGTGGCCACGTACTACCACCCCGCCGGTGAGGGACTCGACATCGGCGGCGACTTCTACGACGTCTTCCCGCTGCGGGACGGCCGGTGGGCGTTCATGCTCGGCGACGTGTGCGGCCGGGGCGCCACCGCCGCGACCACCACCGCCCTGGTACGGCACACCGCCCGCGCCGTCGCCCCGCTGCTGTCCGGCCCGCAGGCCGTGGTCGAGGCCGTCAACCGGGCGCTGTGCGACCGCCCCGGCAGCCACGGCACCGGCTTCGTCACGCTCGTCTACGGGCAGTTCACCCCGACCGCGACGGGCCTGGACATCGAGCTGATCCGGGCCGGACACACCGCGCCCCTCGTGGTCGACGCGGCGCACACCGTGCGCGCCGTCGACGCCTCCGGGCTCCTCCTGGGCGTGGCCCCGGACCCGCACGTCAGCCCGCGTCGGCTGCAACTGCGCCCGAACGAGAGCCTGTTGCTCTACACCGACGGTCTCACCGAGGCCCGCGCCCCGGACGGCGAGCAGTTCGGCGACGTACGCGTGGCGCAGGCCCTGGCGGGGTCACCGCGCCCGCCCGCCGCCGGAAGCCTGATCGACTCGCTGACCGACGCCGTACGCGTCTTCACGGGCGGCCACGACATCGACGACGACCAGGCGGTGCTGGTCCTGACCGCCACCGGCGAGTAG